One Stigmatella aurantiaca genomic region harbors:
- a CDS encoding ELWxxDGT repeat protein: protein MKHRENFWRPLLWLAVTLAVVSGCSESVVPKFDGPRGTSSSALEVTGPALVADLNTQLPANAGSAPAGFVAMGSTVFFVAQEASSGRELWMSDGTPAGTRLVADLRPGAESSDPSGLTVMGGQVYFVADAGSLGRELWRTDGTPAGTVPVKDIAPGTPTSSPGNLKVFNGLLYFSANGELWRSDGTPEGTVLFKGVLSDNFRGSPENLTVAGNQLFFTAYGAGTGRELWRSDGTPEGTLLLKDIAPGSRDGFISQLVSVGDRVFFVGFEPSARGSIWTSDGTPGGTRLAYDPTPGDPYDGMAIQWLTPVGGMLYFVSAGRYGGSLYGYEVWKTDGTTASLVADIAPGSASSWPEELVAVGTTLYFRANEPGTGYELWKLETLSGSLQRLANIRSGSADSTPQQLTAVGNLLYFTADDGMTGRELWRTDGTPAGTVQVSDIGLGTNSSTPEGLTAAGTRLFFSAERGTVGRELWSTESSGVSASLLKDILVPTASSDPQALTVLNGGLYFTADVQGFGREPWVNDSTGTRLIKDIYPGSWGSSPRQLVPLKGALVFDAEDPVYGRELWTSNGTEAGTRLLKELSPGPATWTAPYGLQAVGDRLYFIGNDGRTGFEPWVSDGTEAGTRLLKDLSAGTQYDTSLREGFAGFKNQAFFGAYQPSDMLWKSDGTSAGTVSLGYVVPFLNRGIAATPGFFYFVGANYGSYDMELWRSDGTNTGTRLVRDIAALGSGLPDDFALLGTTLYFSASHDGTQRDLWRSDGTGEGTWPVKQVPGGKGFNPRYLVEVNGALLFQASTQETGAELWRSDGTLEGTVRVKDTAPGAVNGVAVQPMLALEPEGLVVFAASDGTSGVEPWISDGTEAGTHPLGDLAPGAASSNPRLFTRQGNDIFFVANDGTTGFELWRVRLSVPPDTTPPTIICPAALSAEALSSAGAPVSFPPAAATDDRLGQPALSYSQAPGSVFRLGTTSVTATAKDAYGNTASCSFNVTVVDTSAPKVTCPANVTAEATSASGATVRFPGVTVSDASATQVTYSKAPGTVFPLGTTAVTATATDAGGYSASCTFNVTVRDTRGPVMVCPAGVAAEATSASGALVNYSPASASEAVSPPVTVSYSQASKTLFPLGVTVVTVTGTDALGNKSTCSFSVTVRDTQPPLVSCPKPAPFEATSASGTLVSYPPASALDAVSPEPVLTYSHASGTVFPLGTASVIAIATDAAGNSASCSFTITVRDRTPPTVTCPAGITAEATHAAGAEVNYPRATATDAVTASPSISYNRLPGTVFPLGTTTVTVTARDGAGNSASCTFSVTVQDTTAPSMVCPTGITAEATGDSGALVSYPAATATDAVTASPVLSYSQDSGTVFPLGATAVTVTAKDTVGNTASCSFNITVQDTTVPSLACPTNVTAEATSASGATVLYAPATVSDSVTAMPVLTYSQAAGTVFPLGTTAVTVTATDAAGNAASCSFDITVGDTTMPEVTCPANTAAEATGASGAVVTYPAATASDTASMPVALSYSHAPGTLFPLGMTAVSVIATDAAGNVASCTFSVTVQDTTAPSVVCPTDITTEATRASGSTVSYAPAMASDIATATPELSYSQGSGTVFSLGGTEVIVTARDEAGNTATCSFSVTVQDTTAPSVACPTDATVEATSALGGVLEYAPAVASDAVTALPEIIYSHASATVFPLGATGVTVIARDAAGNESTCHFTVAVRDTTPPSVGCTANLTVEAEGTEGTPVPFELANPLDTVTRSPQVASSHAPGSRFPLGTTAVTVTARDEADNVASCTFSITVQDTTPPALVCPEDMTFETKDAEGAAVTFTALARDTVTGLPGMTYSHASGSLFPPGTTPVTVSTRDDAGMTSECTFRVTVRQLVPEPAPEKAGGCASVTGTSVGGAGSLWLLLLGSAVWFWRGSRTRVR from the coding sequence ATGAAACATCGAGAGAACTTCTGGCGGCCGCTGCTGTGGCTCGCGGTCACGCTGGCGGTGGTGAGCGGCTGCTCCGAGTCCGTGGTCCCGAAGTTCGACGGCCCGCGAGGCACTTCCTCTTCCGCGCTCGAAGTCACCGGGCCCGCGCTCGTCGCCGACCTGAACACGCAGCTGCCCGCCAACGCCGGCAGCGCTCCAGCGGGCTTCGTGGCCATGGGCAGCACGGTGTTCTTCGTGGCGCAGGAGGCCAGCAGCGGACGCGAGCTCTGGATGAGCGATGGCACGCCCGCCGGTACCCGGCTCGTGGCGGACCTCCGGCCGGGCGCCGAGAGTTCCGATCCCAGCGGCCTCACCGTCATGGGAGGACAGGTCTACTTCGTCGCCGACGCGGGGAGCCTCGGGCGCGAGCTGTGGCGGACCGACGGCACCCCCGCCGGCACCGTGCCCGTCAAGGACATCGCCCCCGGCACCCCTACCTCCAGTCCCGGCAACCTGAAGGTCTTCAACGGCCTGCTGTATTTCTCGGCGAACGGTGAGCTGTGGCGCAGCGACGGCACCCCTGAGGGCACCGTGCTTTTCAAGGGCGTCCTCTCGGACAACTTCCGAGGCAGTCCTGAGAACCTCACCGTCGCGGGAAACCAGCTCTTCTTCACCGCCTACGGCGCGGGAACCGGGCGCGAGCTGTGGCGCAGCGACGGCACTCCCGAGGGGACCTTGCTTCTCAAGGACATCGCCCCGGGCAGCAGGGACGGCTTCATCAGCCAGCTCGTCAGCGTGGGCGACCGGGTCTTCTTCGTCGGCTTCGAGCCCTCGGCCCGTGGGTCCATCTGGACCAGCGATGGCACCCCAGGGGGAACCCGGCTCGCCTATGACCCAACCCCCGGCGACCCGTACGACGGCATGGCCATCCAGTGGCTCACGCCCGTGGGCGGAATGCTCTACTTCGTCTCGGCGGGCAGGTATGGCGGCTCGCTCTATGGCTACGAGGTGTGGAAGACGGATGGGACCACGGCCTCGCTGGTCGCGGACATCGCTCCGGGCTCGGCCAGCAGCTGGCCGGAGGAACTCGTCGCGGTGGGCACCACGCTCTACTTCCGCGCCAATGAGCCCGGAACGGGCTACGAGTTGTGGAAGCTGGAGACCCTGAGCGGGAGCCTGCAGCGCCTCGCCAATATCCGGTCCGGTTCGGCGGATTCCACCCCCCAGCAGCTGACCGCCGTGGGCAACTTGCTCTACTTCACCGCGGACGACGGCATGACGGGCCGCGAGCTGTGGCGGACCGATGGCACGCCCGCTGGCACCGTGCAGGTGAGTGATATTGGCCTGGGAACGAACAGCTCCACCCCCGAGGGGCTGACCGCGGCCGGAACCCGCCTTTTCTTCTCCGCCGAGAGAGGCACCGTGGGCCGGGAGCTGTGGTCCACCGAGAGTTCGGGCGTCTCCGCGTCCCTGCTGAAGGACATCCTCGTTCCCACGGCCAGTTCGGACCCGCAGGCCCTGACCGTGCTCAATGGCGGGCTGTACTTCACCGCGGACGTGCAGGGCTTTGGACGCGAGCCGTGGGTGAACGACTCCACCGGCACGCGGCTGATCAAGGACATCTACCCGGGAAGCTGGGGCTCCAGTCCCCGTCAGCTTGTGCCGCTGAAGGGCGCACTCGTGTTCGATGCCGAGGACCCTGTCTATGGCCGTGAGCTGTGGACGAGCAACGGCACCGAGGCGGGGACCCGGCTCCTCAAGGAGCTCAGTCCCGGCCCCGCCACCTGGACGGCGCCGTATGGCCTGCAGGCCGTGGGCGACCGGCTCTATTTCATCGGGAACGATGGCAGAACCGGCTTCGAGCCGTGGGTTTCGGATGGCACCGAGGCGGGGACCCGGCTCCTCAAGGATCTCTCGGCCGGAACCCAGTACGACACCTCCCTCCGCGAGGGCTTCGCCGGGTTCAAGAACCAGGCTTTCTTCGGCGCCTATCAGCCCAGCGACATGCTCTGGAAGAGCGACGGCACGTCCGCCGGGACGGTCTCCCTGGGGTACGTCGTGCCCTTCCTCAACCGGGGGATCGCCGCCACCCCCGGCTTCTTCTACTTCGTCGGTGCCAATTACGGCTCGTACGACATGGAGCTGTGGAGAAGTGATGGCACCAACACTGGAACCCGGCTCGTCAGGGACATCGCCGCGTTGGGGAGCGGCTTGCCCGATGACTTCGCGCTGCTCGGCACCACGCTGTACTTCAGTGCCTCCCATGATGGCACTCAGCGCGACCTCTGGCGCAGCGACGGCACGGGGGAGGGGACCTGGCCGGTGAAGCAGGTGCCAGGAGGGAAGGGCTTCAACCCGCGCTACCTCGTTGAGGTCAACGGCGCCCTCCTGTTTCAGGCCTCCACCCAGGAGACGGGGGCAGAGCTTTGGCGCAGCGATGGCACGCTCGAGGGCACCGTGCGCGTGAAGGACACGGCCCCCGGGGCCGTGAACGGCGTGGCCGTGCAGCCGATGCTGGCGCTGGAGCCGGAAGGGCTGGTGGTGTTCGCCGCCTCGGACGGCACCTCTGGTGTCGAGCCTTGGATTTCGGATGGTACCGAGGCCGGGACGCATCCCCTGGGGGACCTTGCGCCTGGAGCCGCTTCCTCCAACCCCCGCCTGTTCACGCGGCAGGGGAACGACATCTTCTTCGTGGCCAACGATGGAACCACGGGCTTCGAGCTGTGGCGCGTGAGGCTGTCCGTCCCCCCGGACACCACGCCGCCCACCATCATCTGCCCGGCGGCCCTGAGCGCGGAGGCCCTGAGCAGCGCGGGCGCACCGGTGAGCTTTCCGCCCGCGGCCGCCACGGATGACAGGCTTGGCCAGCCTGCGCTCTCCTACAGCCAGGCGCCGGGGTCGGTGTTCCGCTTGGGGACGACGAGCGTCACCGCCACGGCGAAGGATGCCTACGGCAACACGGCCTCGTGCTCCTTCAACGTCACCGTCGTGGACACCAGCGCGCCGAAGGTGACGTGCCCCGCGAATGTCACCGCCGAGGCCACCAGCGCCTCGGGCGCCACGGTCCGCTTCCCGGGGGTCACGGTCTCCGATGCCAGCGCGACCCAGGTCACCTACAGCAAGGCGCCGGGGACGGTGTTCCCCCTGGGGACGACGGCGGTCACCGCCACCGCGACGGACGCGGGGGGCTACTCCGCTTCGTGCACCTTCAACGTCACCGTCCGGGATACCCGGGGGCCGGTCATGGTGTGTCCCGCAGGTGTCGCCGCCGAGGCCACCAGTGCCTCGGGGGCCTTGGTCAACTATTCGCCTGCCTCGGCGTCCGAAGCGGTCAGCCCGCCCGTGACGGTGAGCTACAGCCAGGCCTCCAAAACCCTGTTCCCGCTCGGGGTGACGGTGGTCACCGTGACGGGCACGGACGCGCTGGGGAACAAGAGCACCTGCAGCTTCTCGGTGACGGTCCGTGACACCCAGCCCCCCTTGGTGTCCTGCCCGAAGCCCGCCCCCTTCGAGGCCACCAGCGCCTCGGGCACGCTGGTGAGCTACCCACCCGCCTCTGCTCTCGACGCTGTCAGCCCCGAGCCTGTGCTGACCTACAGCCATGCATCGGGAACCGTGTTTCCGCTGGGGACGGCGTCGGTCATCGCCATCGCGACGGACGCGGCTGGTAATAGCGCCTCGTGCTCCTTCACCATCACCGTCCGGGATAGAACCCCTCCCACGGTGACCTGCCCAGCGGGGATTACGGCCGAGGCCACCCATGCTGCCGGTGCTGAGGTCAACTACCCGCGGGCCACCGCCACCGATGCCGTGACGGCCTCGCCGTCCATTTCCTACAACCGCTTGCCGGGCACGGTGTTCCCCCTGGGGACGACGACAGTCACCGTCACCGCGCGGGACGGGGCCGGCAACAGCGCCTCGTGCACCTTCAGCGTTACAGTCCAAGACACCACCGCGCCCAGCATGGTCTGCCCCACGGGCATCACCGCCGAGGCCACCGGCGACTCGGGAGCCCTGGTGAGCTATCCGGCGGCCACGGCCACCGACGCCGTGACGGCCTCGCCCGTGCTCAGCTACAGCCAGGACTCCGGGACGGTGTTCCCCCTGGGAGCGACGGCGGTGACCGTCACCGCGAAGGACACGGTGGGCAACACCGCTTCGTGCTCGTTCAACATCACCGTCCAGGACACCACTGTCCCCAGCCTGGCCTGTCCCACGAACGTCACCGCCGAGGCCACCAGTGCCTCGGGCGCCACCGTGCTCTACGCGCCCGCGACGGTCTCTGATTCCGTCACCGCCATGCCTGTGTTGACCTACAGCCAGGCGGCCGGGACGGTTTTCCCCCTTGGCACCACGGCCGTGACCGTCACCGCGACGGACGCGGCAGGCAACGCAGCCTCATGCTCCTTCGACATCACTGTTGGTGACACCACGATGCCGGAGGTGACATGCCCGGCGAATACCGCCGCCGAGGCCACCGGGGCCAGCGGGGCCGTGGTCACCTATCCGGCCGCCACGGCCTCCGATACGGCCAGCATGCCCGTGGCTCTGAGCTACAGCCACGCGCCGGGAACGCTGTTTCCCCTGGGCATGACGGCTGTCTCCGTCATCGCAACGGATGCTGCGGGCAACGTGGCCTCCTGCACCTTCAGCGTCACCGTGCAGGACACCACCGCGCCCAGCGTGGTCTGCCCCACGGACATCACCACTGAGGCCACGAGGGCCTCGGGTTCCACGGTGAGCTACGCGCCAGCCATGGCTTCCGACATCGCCACCGCCACACCCGAGCTCAGCTACAGCCAGGGCTCCGGAACGGTGTTCTCTCTCGGAGGGACAGAGGTCATCGTCACCGCGAGGGATGAGGCCGGTAACACCGCGACGTGTTCCTTCAGCGTCACCGTGCAGGACACCACCGCGCCCAGCGTGGCCTGCCCCACGGACGCCACTGTCGAGGCCACCAGTGCCTTGGGGGGCGTACTGGAATACGCACCGGCGGTTGCGTCCGATGCCGTCACCGCTTTACCCGAGATCATCTACAGCCACGCCTCGGCGACGGTGTTCCCGTTGGGGGCCACGGGCGTCACCGTCATCGCGCGAGACGCAGCGGGCAACGAGAGCACGTGTCACTTCACCGTGGCCGTGCGCGATACCACGCCCCCCTCCGTGGGCTGCACGGCGAACCTCACGGTGGAGGCGGAGGGGACTGAGGGCACGCCCGTTCCCTTCGAGCTCGCCAATCCCCTGGACACCGTCACCCGCTCGCCGCAGGTGGCTTCCAGCCACGCCCCGGGCAGCCGCTTTCCGCTCGGGACGACGGCCGTCACCGTGACGGCACGAGACGAGGCGGACAACGTGGCCTCCTGTACCTTCTCCATCACCGTGCAGGACACCACGCCTCCCGCGCTTGTCTGCCCCGAGGACATGACCTTCGAGACGAAGGACGCGGAAGGAGCCGCCGTCACCTTTACCGCCCTGGCTCGCGACACCGTCACGGGCTTACCGGGGATGACCTACAGCCACGCCTCCGGCAGCCTCTTCCCCCCAGGCACCACGCCCGTGACGGTGTCCACGAGGGATGACGCCGGAATGACGTCCGAATGCACCTTCCGCGTGACGGTGCGGCAGCTCGTCCCCGAGCCTGCTCCGGAGAAAGCGGGCGGGTGCGCCAGCGTAACGGGCACGTCGGTGGGAGGCGCGGGCAGCCTGTGGCTCCTGCTGCTTGGGAGTGCCGTCTGGTTCTGGCGAGGCTCCCGCACGCGGGTGCGTTGA
- a CDS encoding DUF2378 family protein: MAAAPPWVVFDHTVEGLFRVALHGRLSASTESNLRRAGLDLSKKLLPAYSFETWKRCLEIVATDLYPHLPPAEAWRAIGRTIVEGVGRTVIGRATLAVARLLGPLRALRRLRHMLQSADNYVEASVTERSTTCVEVSINEVMGHPTYYQGILEACLGITGAQGVQVDVLSCEGKGATFLVAWTQ; encoded by the coding sequence GTGGCGGCGGCACCCCCGTGGGTCGTGTTCGATCACACGGTCGAGGGACTGTTCCGCGTGGCCCTGCATGGGCGTCTGTCCGCGTCCACCGAGTCGAACCTGCGCCGGGCCGGGTTGGACTTGTCGAAGAAGCTGCTGCCGGCCTACTCCTTCGAGACGTGGAAGCGCTGCCTGGAGATCGTCGCCACGGATCTGTATCCGCACCTGCCCCCCGCCGAGGCCTGGCGGGCGATTGGCCGGACCATCGTGGAGGGCGTGGGCCGCACCGTGATCGGCCGGGCCACGCTGGCGGTGGCGCGGCTGCTCGGGCCGCTGCGGGCCCTCCGGCGGCTGCGGCACATGCTGCAGAGCGCGGACAACTACGTCGAAGCCTCCGTCACCGAGCGCTCCACCACCTGCGTCGAGGTGTCGATCAACGAGGTGATGGGGCATCCCACCTACTACCAGGGCATCCTGGAAGCGTGCCTCGGCATCACGGGCGCCCAGGGCGTTCAGGTGGACGTGCTCTCCTGCGAGGGCAAGGGCGCCACGTTCCTGGTGGCGTGGACGCAATAA